A window of Lepidochelys kempii isolate rLepKem1 chromosome 1, rLepKem1.hap2, whole genome shotgun sequence contains these coding sequences:
- the LOC140900068 gene encoding olfactory receptor 52R1-like — protein METCGTSRRHLLSYSTSDSNTTEFTNPSTFILLGIPGLEAAHVWISIPFCTMFAIAVLGNFTILFIVKTEPSLHEPMYYFLCMLAVTNLILCTSTLPKMLAIFWFNSKEINFSACLTQMYFTHCFSVMESGICVAMALDRYVAICHPLRHSTILTRPLVAKIGLAVVLRSGMVILRYPFLVRQWPYCRTNIIPQPYCVHIAVAKLACANTHVSTFYGLFVTFCVIGLDGIFIAVSYTQILRAIFSLPTKDARLKTFETCGSHLCVILAFYIPRLFISLMYRFAQNVPLRFHVLIANVYLFMPPMLNPIIYGVRTKQIRERLLQLFIHNGA, from the coding sequence ATGGAAACATGTGGTACAAGCAGGAGACACCTTCTCTCCTACTCCACGTCAGATTCCAACACAACTGaattcaccaacccctccaccttcatcctgctgggcattcctggcctggaggcagcccatgtctggatctccatccccttctgcaccatgTTCGCCATCGCCGTCTTGGGGAACTTCACCATCCTCTTCATTGTGAAGACGGAGCCgagcctccatgagcccatgtactatttcctctgcatgctggctgTTACCAACCTGATCCTGTGCACGTCCACCCTGCCCAAAATGCTGGCaatcttctggttcaattccaaGGAGATCAatttcagtgcctgcctcacccagatgtacttCACTCACTGCTTCTCAGTGATGGAGTCTGGGATCTGTGTGGCCATGGCCTTGgatcgctacgtggccatctgccatcccctgagacattccaccatCCTGACACGCCCCCTGGTGGCCAAGATTGGCCTGGCCGTGGTGCTGCGCAGTGGCATGGTCATACTGCGCTATCCCTTCTTGGTAAGACAGTGGCCGtattgcagaaccaacatcatCCCCCAGCCGTACTGCGTGCACATAGCCGTGGCGAAGCTGGCCTGCGCCAACACCCACGTCAGTACTTTCTACGGCCTCTTTGTGACATTCTGTGTGATTGGTCTGGATGGGATTTTTATCGCTGTGTCCTATAcccagatcctcagggccatattcagcctccccacaaaggaTGCCCGGCTCAAGACTTTTGAAACCTGCGGTTCCCACCTCTGTGTCATTTTAGCTTTTTACATCCCACGTCTTTTCATCTCCCTCATGTACAGATTTGCCCAGAATGTGCCCCTTCGTTTTCACGTTCTCATTGCCAATGTGTACCTCTTCATGCCCCCCATGCTAAACCCCATCATCTACGGGGTGAGGACAAAACAGATCCGGGAAAGGCTGCTCCAGCTCTTTATTCATAATGGGGCCTAA
- the LOC140900749 gene encoding olfactory receptor 52K1-like, giving the protein MSDYNITDFINTSTFILLGIPGLEMAHVWISIPFCTMYIIAILGNVTILFIVKREPSLHGPMYYFLCMLAVSDLVLSTAVLPKMLAIFWFISREINFSACLTQMYFIHCFSVMESGILVAMAFDRYVAICDPLRHSTILTNTMVAKIGLAVVLRGGTLILPYPFLARRWPYCRTNIIPHSYCEHIALVKLACADIHVSSYYSLSVAFLVTGLDVFFITVSYIQILRAIFSLPTRDARVKTFVTCGSHIFVILASYTPALFSFLMHRFGHNVALHFHIIIANVYLAVPPMVHPIIYGMRTKEIWDRLLQLFTHKGTYIFLFLLWLSKQALCIADR; this is encoded by the coding sequence ATGTCAGATTACAACATAACCGACTTCATCAACacctccaccttcatcctgctgggcattcctggcctggagatggcccatgtctggatctccatccccttctgcaccatgTACATCATAGCCATCTTGGGGAACGTCACCATCCTGTTCATTGTGAAGAGGGAGCCGAGCCTCCAtgggcccatgtactatttcctctgcatgctggccgTCAGTGACCTGGTCCTGTCCACAGCCGTTCTACCCAAAATGCTGGCAATCTTTTGGTTCATTTCCAGGGAGATCAatttcagtgcctgcctcacGCAGATGTACTTCATTCACTGCTTCTCAGTGATGGAGTCTGGAATCCTCGTGGCCATGGCTTTTgatcgctacgtggccatctgtgatcccctgagacattccaccatCCTGACAAACACCATGGTGGCCAAGATTGGTCTGGCCGTGGTGCTGCGTGGTGGCACACTTATACTGCCCTATCCCTTCCTGGCGAGACGTtggccatattgcagaaccaacatcatCCCCCACTCTTACTGTGAGCACATAGCCTTGGTGAAGCTGGCCTGTGCCGACATCCATGTCAGTAGTTATTACAGCCTCTCTGTGGCATTCTTGGTGACTGGTCTGGATGTGTTTTTTATCACTGTGTCCTATAtccagatcctcagggccatcttcagcctccccacaaGGGATGCCCGAGTCAAGACTTTTGTGACCTGTGGCTCCCACATCTTTGTCATCTTAGCCTCTTACACACCagctctcttctccttcctcatgCACAGGTTTGGCCACAATGTGGCCCTGCATTTCCACATTATCATTGCCAATGTGTATCTTGCTGTGCCCCCCATGGTACACCCCATCATCTATGGTATGAGGACCAAAGAAATCTGGGAtag